One region of Sphingomonas adhaesiva genomic DNA includes:
- a CDS encoding efflux transporter outer membrane subunit, which translates to MRYPSLLLATAALAGCTVGPDYAGPPATAADAVTRGTFVRGAQAAPVPPVARWWETLGDATLTALVDDALAHSPTIDQATARLREAQAKLGQQRTAALPSASANATVLNARVPGIGGGGGSTDLTFYNAGLNASWEPDLFGGTRRGTEQAKANVGARVADLADAQVLLSAQVAQAYVDLRDVQERIHLNTASAGLQRRQLALTRQRFAQGTASQLTVERLGNQLENTQAQAIPLAAQRDGLLDRLALLTGRTPGALDATLTPDAAIPLPPARVAVDTPAALIARRPDVRSAERQLAAVTAGIGVSKAKELPGIRFLGLLGLGGTSPGDVLDPAKLTTLLAPSLSWPFLDFGRARAATRASEAQRDQADAAYRQAVLAALQDAEASLSRFANARSQLAQLLEAEASATRAATLNRQRVAAGTSTVIDQLEIERQQLAARIAVSEARAGLTDSYIAVNKALGLGWSEPGG; encoded by the coding sequence ATGCGATACCCGTCCCTCCTTCTCGCCACCGCTGCGCTTGCGGGGTGCACCGTCGGCCCGGACTATGCCGGACCGCCTGCCACGGCCGCCGATGCGGTGACGCGCGGCACGTTCGTGCGCGGCGCGCAGGCCGCGCCCGTGCCGCCGGTCGCGCGCTGGTGGGAGACGCTGGGCGACGCGACGCTGACCGCGCTGGTCGACGACGCGCTGGCGCACAGCCCCACCATCGACCAGGCGACCGCGCGCCTGCGCGAGGCACAGGCGAAGCTGGGGCAGCAGCGCACCGCCGCGCTCCCCTCCGCGAGCGCGAACGCCACTGTCCTCAACGCGCGCGTGCCGGGGATCGGCGGGGGCGGCGGCAGCACCGACCTGACCTTCTACAATGCCGGACTCAACGCCTCGTGGGAGCCCGACCTGTTCGGCGGCACGCGGCGTGGCACCGAACAGGCGAAGGCGAACGTCGGCGCGCGCGTCGCCGATCTGGCGGATGCGCAGGTGTTGCTGTCCGCGCAGGTGGCGCAGGCCTATGTCGACCTGCGCGACGTGCAGGAGCGGATTCACCTCAACACCGCGTCGGCCGGGCTGCAACGCCGGCAGCTGGCACTGACCCGCCAGCGGTTCGCGCAGGGCACCGCCTCGCAGCTGACGGTTGAGCGGCTGGGCAATCAGCTGGAGAATACGCAGGCGCAGGCGATCCCGCTCGCCGCGCAGCGCGACGGGCTGCTCGACCGGCTCGCGCTGCTGACCGGGCGGACACCGGGTGCGCTCGACGCGACGCTGACCCCCGACGCCGCGATCCCGCTGCCGCCGGCGCGGGTCGCGGTCGATACGCCCGCCGCGCTCATCGCGCGCCGTCCCGACGTCCGATCGGCGGAGCGGCAGCTCGCGGCCGTCACGGCGGGCATCGGGGTGAGCAAGGCGAAGGAACTGCCCGGCATCCGGTTCCTGGGGCTGCTGGGGCTGGGGGGCACGTCGCCGGGCGACGTGCTCGATCCCGCCAAGCTGACGACGCTGCTGGCGCCGTCGCTCAGCTGGCCGTTCCTCGATTTCGGGCGCGCGCGGGCCGCGACGCGCGCGTCGGAGGCGCAGCGCGATCAGGCGGATGCCGCCTATCGGCAGGCGGTGCTGGCGGCGTTGCAGGATGCCGAGGCGTCGCTGTCCCGCTTCGCCAACGCCCGTTCGCAACTGGCGCAGCTGCTGGAGGCGGAGGCGAGCGCGACGCGCGCGGCGACGCTCAACCGGCAGCGTGTCGCCGCGGGGACGAGCACGGTGATCGATCAGCTGGAGATCGAGCGTCAGCAGCTGGCGGCGCGGATCGCGGTGTCTGAGGCGCGGGCCGGGCTGACCGACAGCTATATCGCGGTCAACAAGGCGCTGGGTCTGGGGTGGAGCGAGCCGGGCGGCTGA
- a CDS encoding J domain-containing protein encodes MADPYATLGVARGASEADIKKAYRKLAKELHPDRNKDNPKASERFSQVTSAYDLLTDKDKRARFDRGEIDGDGNPTSPFGYGGYGGGGAPRGAPGGGFRSQQFDFGGGEGPDVSDLFEGLFGARTGGGFASGFGRRAAPPPKGENLAYRLPVSFTDAAALAPQRVTLGDGRTIDLKLPAGVETGTQMRLAGKGEPGPGGAGDAIVTIEVLPHRYFTRDGDDVRLDLPITLREAVEGGAVKCPTVERAVMITVPAGSTSGKTLRLKGKGFHRKGGERGDQLVTLVVDVPADDAALKAFVAGWDGGGNPREGMGV; translated from the coding sequence ATGGCCGATCCTTATGCGACGCTGGGCGTGGCGCGCGGCGCCAGCGAAGCTGACATCAAGAAGGCGTATCGGAAGCTCGCCAAGGAGCTGCATCCCGATCGCAACAAGGACAATCCCAAGGCGTCGGAGCGCTTCTCGCAGGTCACGTCCGCCTACGACCTGCTGACCGACAAGGACAAGCGCGCGCGCTTCGACCGCGGGGAGATCGACGGCGACGGCAACCCCACCTCGCCCTTCGGCTACGGAGGGTACGGGGGCGGCGGGGCCCCGCGCGGCGCGCCCGGCGGCGGGTTCCGCTCGCAGCAGTTCGATTTCGGCGGCGGCGAAGGGCCCGACGTCTCCGACCTGTTCGAGGGGTTGTTCGGCGCGCGCACCGGCGGCGGCTTCGCCAGCGGGTTCGGGCGGCGCGCGGCGCCACCGCCCAAGGGCGAGAACCTGGCCTATCGCCTCCCGGTCTCCTTCACCGATGCCGCCGCGCTCGCGCCGCAGCGGGTGACGCTGGGCGACGGTCGCACCATCGACCTCAAGCTGCCCGCCGGGGTCGAGACGGGGACGCAGATGCGCCTCGCCGGCAAGGGCGAGCCCGGACCCGGCGGCGCCGGCGATGCGATCGTCACGATCGAGGTCCTGCCGCACCGCTATTTCACGCGTGACGGCGACGACGTGCGCCTCGACCTGCCGATCACGCTCAGGGAAGCGGTAGAGGGCGGGGCGGTGAAATGCCCCACGGTCGAGCGCGCGGTGATGATTACCGTTCCCGCCGGCAGCACGTCGGGCAAGACGCTGCGTCTGAAGGGCAAGGGCTTCCACCGCAAGGGCGGCGAGCGTGGCGACCAGCTGGTGACGCTGGTGGTCGACGTGCCCGCCGACGACGCTGCGCTGAAGGCGTTCGTGGCCGGTTGGGACGGCGGCGGGAACCCGCGCGAGGGGATGGGCGTCTGA
- the fabI gene encoding enoyl-ACP reductase FabI, which translates to MAGKRGLIMGLANDKSLAWGIAKQLSEAGAELAFSYQGAAMEKRVRPLAEQLGVARLYDCDVSDMAALDATFGALAQEWPTIDFVVHAIGFSDKSQLRGKFYDTTLDNFLMTMNISAYSLVAVAKRAREMMPQGGAILTLSYYGAEKVIPHYNVMGVAKAALETSVKYLAVDLGPENIRINAISAGPIQTLAARGIGDFNYILKWNELNSPMRRTVTIEDVGGAGLYLLSNLASGVTGEVHHVDAGYNVIGMKAEDAPDIALA; encoded by the coding sequence ATGGCGGGCAAGCGCGGGCTCATCATGGGACTGGCGAACGACAAGTCGCTGGCCTGGGGCATCGCGAAGCAGCTGAGCGAGGCGGGCGCCGAACTGGCCTTCTCCTACCAGGGCGCGGCGATGGAGAAGCGCGTGCGCCCGCTGGCGGAGCAGCTGGGCGTCGCGCGGCTGTACGATTGCGACGTGTCGGACATGGCGGCGCTCGACGCGACGTTCGGCGCGCTGGCGCAGGAATGGCCGACGATCGACTTCGTCGTCCATGCGATCGGCTTTTCCGACAAGTCGCAGCTGCGCGGCAAGTTCTACGACACCACGCTCGACAATTTCCTGATGACGATGAACATCTCCGCCTATTCGCTGGTCGCGGTGGCGAAGCGCGCGCGGGAGATGATGCCCCAGGGCGGCGCGATCCTGACGCTCAGCTACTATGGCGCGGAGAAGGTGATCCCGCACTATAACGTCATGGGCGTGGCGAAGGCGGCGCTGGAGACGAGCGTGAAGTATCTCGCGGTCGATCTGGGGCCGGAGAACATCCGCATCAACGCCATCTCCGCCGGCCCGATCCAGACGCTGGCGGCGCGCGGCATCGGCGATTTCAACTACATCCTGAAGTGGAACGAGCTGAACTCCCCGATGCGCCGCACCGTGACGATCGAGGATGTCGGCGGCGCCGGCCTGTACCTGCTGTCGAACCTGGCGAGCGGCGTGACCGGCGAGGTCCACCACGTCGACGCCGGCTACAACGTCATCGGAATGAAGGCGGAGGACGCGCCCGACATCGCGCTCGCCTGA
- a CDS encoding transglutaminase family protein, translating to MRYDIRHVTRFNYGNAVRFARCNLRLKPIDWPGQTLEHYDLIVAPSGRAMPARAEAGLAHVTRLVVEEPVRRLTIESRARIAVDRLVPVPAADDPTLGEIAAMARASGDLSAAGPAAYLYPSPLIPLDRAIADYCAPDLSPGRGALEAGIALAQRIQRDFVFDGSATMVDTPPHEAFLKRRGVCQDFAQIMITGLRAAGLPAAYASGYIRTIPPPGEERLVGADATHAWVLLWCGPARGWVGVDPTNGIWMAGDHIVVAIGRDYAEIAPVDGVVLGAGAQDMDVSVDVAPLAPANDCAVAAAAPHS from the coding sequence ATCCGCTACGACATCCGCCACGTCACCCGCTTCAACTACGGCAATGCGGTGCGGTTCGCGCGCTGCAACCTGCGGCTGAAGCCGATCGACTGGCCCGGCCAGACGCTGGAGCATTACGACCTGATCGTCGCCCCGTCCGGCCGGGCGATGCCCGCGCGCGCGGAGGCCGGGCTGGCGCACGTCACCCGGCTGGTGGTGGAGGAGCCGGTCCGCCGGCTGACGATCGAGAGCCGCGCGCGGATCGCGGTCGACCGCCTCGTCCCCGTCCCCGCCGCCGACGATCCGACGCTGGGCGAGATCGCGGCGATGGCGCGCGCCTCGGGCGACCTGTCCGCCGCCGGACCGGCGGCCTATCTCTACCCGTCCCCGCTGATCCCGCTCGACCGCGCGATCGCGGACTATTGCGCGCCCGACCTGTCGCCCGGCCGCGGCGCGCTGGAGGCCGGGATCGCGCTCGCGCAGCGGATCCAGCGCGACTTCGTCTTCGACGGGTCCGCGACGATGGTCGACACCCCCCCGCACGAGGCGTTCCTGAAGCGCCGCGGGGTGTGTCAGGATTTCGCGCAGATCATGATTACCGGGCTGCGCGCCGCGGGGCTGCCCGCGGCCTATGCCTCGGGCTACATCCGCACCATCCCGCCGCCGGGCGAGGAACGGCTGGTCGGGGCGGACGCGACCCACGCCTGGGTACTTTTGTGGTGCGGGCCGGCGCGCGGCTGGGTCGGGGTCGATCCCACCAACGGCATCTGGATGGCGGGCGACCATATCGTCGTCGCGATCGGGCGCGATTATGCGGAGATCGCGCCGGTCGACGGCGTCGTGCTGGGCGCGGGGGCGCAGGACATGGACGTCAGCGTCGATGTCGCCCCGCTGGCACCCGCGAACGATTGCGCTGTGGCCGCGGCTGCCCCACATAGCTGA
- a CDS encoding circularly permuted type 2 ATP-grasp protein, translating into MATQPALFDAAIHARRWAERYCAGGASADVLHDAADPAWLAMLEELSAVAGDDLGHARERVQRHAADIGTGFRIIGEEAERPWPVSPVPLLIEADDWATIERGVVQRAGLLETILADLYGPATLVARGHLPATVVTGSPYYLRPLVGLEPPGGRHLHFVAFDLGRGPGGEWRVLADHLRAPVGAGYALENRLAVSRTLGGLQNRLNVRRHAPFFAAFRAGLAASCHRADPRIGLLTPGRWNPSYAEQAHLARYLGFLLVEGDDLAALEDRLYVRTIGGLKRIDALWRRLDPRLLDPLAFDSQSRIGVPGLIDSYAQGNVVLANAPGVGALESRAFGAFLPQLATRLTGADLILPNIATWWCGQPAEAEHVAAELDTMLLSSAFGARTLGLPQAAQVAGADLSRAERAALLADMTRRPQDYVGQEVVRLSTMPVVIGDALEPRPFTLRVFAARDANGDWQVLPGGFARIGEHPDPRAAVLGEGTWSADVCVHGPDPVAPVSLLPATDSVHVRRNPGTLPSRVADNFFWLGRYLERGEALLAVIRVMLGNSIDADAGAALGTPTVGRLVGEIVNAGAAPHPETLRRADLTQMARTAMEAPAEDHQSVAAINAHARRIAAGSRDRLSADMFRLLDAPFPTHRGMLDRAGSLQRRYAAIAGLSAEHMGRTAVWRFHDLGRRIERAMAIARAARAFGMAGASLDDLSTLLDLGNSQISYRQRYLTGIARVPVVDLTLLDPGNPRALAFQVEAIRDHLAHLPVLDDDGMAEPQQVEATALHALVSTAQATTLDITTLYEVERRLGRVSDAIARRYFLQGAEPLRAGGLTLA; encoded by the coding sequence TTGGCGACCCAGCCCGCCTTGTTCGATGCCGCGATCCATGCGCGCCGCTGGGCGGAGCGCTACTGCGCCGGCGGTGCGTCCGCCGACGTGCTGCACGACGCCGCCGACCCGGCGTGGCTGGCGATGCTGGAGGAGCTGTCCGCGGTCGCCGGCGACGACCTGGGCCATGCGCGCGAGCGGGTGCAGCGCCATGCCGCCGACATCGGCACCGGCTTTCGCATCATCGGCGAGGAGGCGGAGCGCCCCTGGCCGGTCAGCCCGGTGCCGCTGCTGATCGAGGCCGACGACTGGGCGACGATCGAGCGCGGCGTGGTGCAGCGCGCCGGGCTGCTGGAGACGATCCTCGCCGATCTCTACGGCCCGGCCACGCTCGTCGCGCGGGGCCACCTGCCCGCGACCGTCGTCACCGGCAGCCCCTATTACCTGCGCCCGCTGGTCGGGCTGGAGCCGCCGGGCGGGCGACACCTGCACTTCGTCGCCTTCGACCTGGGGCGCGGCCCCGGCGGCGAGTGGCGCGTGCTGGCCGACCACCTGCGCGCGCCCGTCGGTGCGGGCTATGCGCTGGAGAACCGGCTCGCGGTCAGCCGCACGCTGGGGGGCCTGCAGAACCGCCTCAACGTGCGCCGCCATGCGCCCTTCTTCGCCGCATTCCGCGCCGGGCTGGCGGCGTCGTGCCACCGCGCCGATCCGCGCATCGGGCTGCTGACGCCGGGGCGGTGGAACCCCAGCTATGCCGAACAGGCGCATCTGGCGCGGTACCTGGGCTTCCTGCTGGTGGAGGGGGACGACCTCGCCGCGCTGGAGGACCGGCTCTACGTCCGCACCATCGGCGGGCTGAAGCGCATCGACGCGCTGTGGCGGCGGCTCGACCCGCGGCTGCTCGACCCGCTGGCGTTCGATTCGCAGTCGCGCATCGGCGTGCCCGGGCTGATCGACAGCTATGCGCAGGGCAATGTCGTGCTCGCCAACGCGCCAGGCGTGGGCGCGCTGGAGAGCCGCGCGTTCGGCGCCTTCCTGCCGCAGCTCGCCACGCGGCTGACCGGCGCCGACCTGATCCTGCCCAATATCGCGACCTGGTGGTGCGGCCAGCCGGCGGAGGCGGAGCATGTCGCCGCGGAGCTGGACACGATGCTGCTGTCCTCCGCGTTCGGCGCGCGCACGCTCGGGCTGCCGCAGGCGGCGCAGGTCGCCGGCGCGGACCTGTCGCGTGCGGAGCGCGCCGCGCTGCTCGCCGACATGACCCGCCGCCCGCAGGATTACGTCGGGCAGGAGGTCGTGCGGCTGTCGACCATGCCGGTCGTGATCGGCGACGCGCTGGAGCCACGCCCCTTCACGCTGCGCGTCTTCGCCGCGCGCGATGCGAACGGCGACTGGCAGGTGCTGCCGGGCGGTTTCGCGCGCATCGGCGAGCATCCCGACCCCCGCGCCGCGGTGCTGGGCGAGGGGACGTGGTCCGCCGACGTCTGCGTCCACGGCCCCGATCCGGTCGCCCCCGTCTCGCTGCTCCCTGCAACCGACTCGGTCCATGTCCGCCGCAACCCCGGCACGCTGCCGAGCCGCGTCGCCGACAATTTCTTCTGGCTGGGTCGCTATCTGGAGCGGGGCGAGGCGCTGCTGGCGGTCATCCGCGTGATGCTGGGCAATTCGATCGACGCCGATGCCGGCGCGGCGCTGGGGACGCCCACTGTCGGGCGGCTGGTGGGGGAGATCGTCAATGCGGGCGCCGCACCGCACCCCGAGACGCTGCGCCGCGCCGACCTGACCCAGATGGCGCGTACCGCGATGGAGGCGCCCGCGGAGGACCATCAGTCGGTCGCCGCGATCAACGCGCACGCGCGGCGCATCGCCGCGGGGTCGCGCGACCGGCTGTCGGCGGACATGTTCCGCCTGCTCGACGCCCCCTTCCCCACGCACCGCGGGATGCTCGACCGCGCCGGCTCGCTCCAGCGCCGCTATGCCGCGATCGCCGGGCTGTCGGCGGAGCATATGGGACGCACCGCGGTGTGGCGGTTCCACGACCTGGGTCGGCGGATCGAGCGCGCGATGGCGATCGCCCGAGCCGCGCGCGCATTCGGCATGGCGGGCGCGTCGCTCGACGATCTGTCGACGCTGCTCGACCTCGGCAACAGCCAGATCAGCTATCGCCAGCGCTATCTGACCGGGATCGCGCGCGTGCCGGTGGTCGACCTGACGCTGCTCGATCCGGGGAACCCGCGCGCGCTCGCCTTTCAGGTGGAGGCGATCCGCGATCATCTGGCGCATCTCCCGGTGCTCGACGACGACGGCATGGCGGAGCCGCAGCAGGTGGAGGCGACCGCGCTCCACGCGCTGGTGTCCACCGCGCAGGCCACCACGCTCGACATCACCACGCTGTACGAGGTCGAGCGACGGCTGGGGCGCGTGTCCGACGCGATCGCGCGGCGCTATTTCCTCCAGGGCGCGGAGCCGCTGCGTGCCGGCGGACTGACGCTGGCATGA
- a CDS encoding GNAT family N-acetyltransferase: MAIAIRPAGAPDVAAIDALLRASFPAPDEADLVRRLCVDGDMVLMLVAIDEDAGALAGAIAFSRMQVVVNEQAVPAVALAPLAVAPAWRRQGVAEALVQAGLEALETAGVVLCFVLGEPDYYARFGFHADYARNFASPYAGDYFMALPLQGGLMPCGVRGAADHAGAFAALG; encoded by the coding sequence ATGGCGATCGCGATCCGCCCCGCCGGCGCGCCCGACGTCGCCGCGATCGACGCGCTGCTGCGCGCCAGCTTCCCCGCGCCCGACGAGGCCGATCTGGTGCGCCGGCTGTGCGTCGACGGCGACATGGTGCTGATGCTCGTCGCGATCGACGAGGACGCGGGCGCGCTGGCGGGCGCGATCGCGTTCAGCCGGATGCAGGTCGTCGTCAACGAGCAGGCCGTCCCCGCCGTCGCGCTCGCCCCGCTCGCGGTCGCGCCCGCGTGGCGGCGGCAGGGCGTGGCGGAGGCGCTGGTGCAGGCGGGGCTAGAGGCGCTGGAAACCGCCGGCGTCGTCCTGTGCTTCGTGCTGGGCGAGCCGGACTATTACGCGCGCTTCGGCTTCCACGCCGATTACGCACGCAACTTCGCCTCGCCCTACGCCGGCGATTACTTCATGGCGCTGCCGCTGCAAGGCGGGCTGATGCCGTGCGGGGTGCGCGGCGCGGCGGACCATGCCGGGGCGTTCGCGGCGCTGGGCTGA
- the aroC gene encoding chorismate synthase, which translates to MSFNTFGRVFRFTTWGESHGPALGAVVDGCPPGIALSEDDIQPWLDRRRPGQSRFTTQRQEPDRVRILSGVFEGRTTGTPISLMIENVDQRSKDYSEVAKAYRPGHADYAYDAKYGFRDYRGGGRSSARETAARVAAGAVARAVIAQVRVRAWVEAIGGDAIDPAAFDDAQIDANPFFCPDAAAAARWEAKVDAARKAGSSLGAVIACEATGVAAGWGAPLYAKLDSELAAAMMSINAVKGVEIGDGFAAATLSGEENADAMRPGDDGPLFMANHAGGIAGGIATGQPIRVRVAFKPTSSILTPVPTVTRTGEAAEIMTKGRHDPCVGIRGVPVVEAMMALVLADQMLLHRAQCG; encoded by the coding sequence ATGAGCTTCAACACCTTCGGCCGCGTCTTCCGCTTCACCACCTGGGGGGAGAGCCACGGCCCCGCGCTGGGCGCCGTGGTCGACGGGTGCCCGCCGGGCATCGCGCTGTCGGAGGACGATATCCAGCCGTGGCTGGACAGGCGCCGCCCGGGCCAGTCGCGCTTCACCACGCAGCGGCAGGAGCCGGACCGGGTCCGCATCCTGTCGGGGGTGTTCGAGGGGCGGACCACCGGCACCCCGATCAGCCTGATGATCGAGAATGTCGACCAGCGCTCGAAGGATTATTCGGAGGTCGCCAAGGCCTATCGCCCCGGCCATGCCGACTATGCCTATGACGCCAAATACGGCTTTCGCGACTATCGCGGCGGCGGGCGCTCGTCGGCGCGCGAGACCGCGGCGCGCGTCGCGGCCGGCGCGGTGGCGCGCGCCGTCATTGCGCAGGTGCGCGTCCGCGCCTGGGTGGAGGCGATCGGCGGCGACGCGATCGACCCTGCCGCCTTCGACGATGCGCAGATCGACGCCAACCCCTTCTTCTGCCCCGACGCCGCCGCCGCGGCGCGCTGGGAGGCGAAGGTCGACGCCGCCCGCAAGGCCGGCTCCTCGCTGGGCGCGGTGATCGCGTGCGAGGCGACGGGCGTCGCGGCGGGCTGGGGCGCCCCGCTCTATGCCAAGCTGGACAGCGAACTGGCCGCCGCGATGATGAGCATCAACGCGGTCAAGGGGGTCGAGATCGGCGACGGCTTCGCCGCGGCAACGCTGTCGGGTGAGGAGAACGCCGACGCGATGCGCCCCGGCGACGACGGCCCGCTCTTCATGGCCAATCATGCCGGCGGGATCGCGGGCGGGATCGCGACCGGACAGCCGATCCGCGTGCGCGTCGCGTTCAAGCCGACCAGCTCGATCCTCACCCCCGTCCCCACCGTCACCCGGACCGGCGAGGCGGCCGAGATCATGACGAAGGGACGCCACGACCCCTGCGTCGGCATCCGCGGCGTGCCGGTGGTGGAGGCGATGATGGCGCTCGTACTGGCGGACCAGATGCTGCTGCACCGCGCACAATGCGGCTGA
- a CDS encoding YihY/virulence factor BrkB family protein, translating into MTDDGPIALTPEDRARHHGAARRRLDRQLARVRPGTYAREVLKRALIGVYNDGFMHAGNLAYLALMTVFPFFIVAAAIASVFGQSAEVQHGVASFLSVLPPNVADILRKPIADVLVARTGSLLWLGALVGLWTVGSFAETIRDIFRRAYGTRSTQSLWRARLGLSLAIIGSVVIALVAFLVQGLLTAAEQFIYRLLPVAQEVASWLGIARLVPAAIMFGALYMLFYSVTPGRYRRSDSRKWPGALFTTIWWVSMTAALPFVLAQLGGYDLTYGSLAGVVVMLLFFYLIGLGLVFGAHLNAALAEPPEPIVEGPVTNEEAVTA; encoded by the coding sequence GTGACCGATGACGGCCCGATCGCGCTGACCCCGGAGGATCGCGCGCGCCATCACGGCGCGGCGCGGCGCCGGCTCGACCGTCAGCTGGCGCGGGTGCGGCCGGGCACCTACGCCCGGGAAGTGCTCAAGCGCGCGCTGATCGGGGTCTATAACGACGGCTTCATGCACGCCGGCAACCTCGCCTATCTGGCGCTGATGACGGTATTCCCGTTCTTCATCGTCGCCGCCGCGATCGCCTCGGTCTTCGGGCAGAGCGCGGAGGTGCAGCACGGCGTCGCCAGCTTCCTGTCGGTGCTGCCACCCAACGTCGCCGACATCCTGCGCAAGCCGATCGCCGATGTGCTCGTCGCGCGGACCGGCTCGCTGCTGTGGCTGGGCGCGCTCGTCGGGCTGTGGACGGTGGGGAGCTTCGCGGAGACGATCCGCGACATCTTCCGCCGCGCCTACGGCACGCGCAGCACGCAGTCGCTGTGGCGTGCGCGGCTGGGCCTCAGCCTTGCGATCATCGGCTCGGTGGTGATCGCGCTGGTCGCCTTCCTGGTGCAGGGGCTGCTGACCGCGGCGGAACAGTTCATCTATCGCCTGCTGCCCGTCGCGCAGGAGGTGGCCAGCTGGCTGGGCATCGCGCGGCTGGTGCCCGCGGCGATCATGTTCGGCGCGCTCTACATGCTGTTCTACTCGGTCACGCCGGGCAGGTATCGCCGCTCCGACAGCCGCAAATGGCCCGGTGCGTTGTTCACGACCATCTGGTGGGTCAGCATGACCGCCGCGCTGCCGTTCGTGCTGGCGCAGCTGGGCGGCTACGACCTGACCTACGGCAGCCTCGCCGGCGTTGTGGTCATGCTGTTGTTCTTCTATCTGATCGGCCTGGGCCTCGTCTTCGGCGCGCATCTGAACGCGGCGCTGGCGGAGCCCCCGGAACCGATTGTAGAGGGGCCGGTAACGAACGAAGAGGCGGTGACGGCGTGA